The sequence TCGTAAACGAAGTAGCCTTGGGCGTAATTGTCCGTCCCCTCGCCGATGATTTTGATCGTGTTTTTGTTGGCGCCCACCGTTCCGTCCGAGCCGAGGCCGTAGAACACCGCGCGCGTCACCTCGTCAGGTTCGATGTCCCATTCGCGATCCCACGGCAGCGATGTGCCGCTGACGTCATCCATAATACCGACAGTGAAATGGTTGCGCGGCGCCTCGGACTTCAACTCGTCGAAAACCGCCTTGGCCATGGCGGGCGTGAACTCTTTCGAAGAAAGACCGTAGCGGCCTCCGACGACGACCGGGTTGCAACTCCTCGGCAAAAGTCCCGCGGCCCGCGCTTCGGCAAGCGATGTGACCACATCCTGATAAAGCGGTTCACCAACGGAACCGGGTTCTTTGGTGCGGTCGAGGACGGCGATCGCTTTCACCGAGTCGGGCAACGCCTCGGCAAAGCGCTGCACGGACCACGGGCGAAACAGGCGCACTTTGAGAACACCGGTCTTCTGGCCATGGCAGTTGAGCCATTTGCTGCATTCGGCCGAGGTCTCCGCTCCCGATCCCATGATCACGATCACGCGCTCCGCCCGCGGGTCTCCTTCGTATTCGAACAATCGGTAAGAGCGGCCGGTGAGGCTTGCGAACCCGGCCATAATTTCCTCCAGCGCACCCGGCACCGCGGCATGAAACGGGTTGCACGCCTCGCGGGCCTGGAAAAACGTGTCGGGGTTCTGCGCCGTCCCGCGGATCACCGGCGCGTCGGGCGTGAGCGCCCTCCGTCGGAAGGCATCCACATCCTCCTCGCGCACCAGCCTCCGGAGCAAATCGTCCGTCAGCAATTCAATCTTGCCGACCTCGTGCGACGTGCGGAAGCCGTCGAAAAAATGAATAAAAGGCACGCGTGTGCGCAAGGTCGCGGCGTGCGCTATGGCCGCCATATCCTGGGTTTCCTGAACGTTGCCCGAGCAAAGCATGGCCATCCCGATTTGACGGCACGCCATCACGTCCGAGTGGTCGCCGAAAATCGAGAGAGCGTGGGTAGCAAGAGTCCGCGCCGCGACATGCGCCACGAAGGGCAGCAACTCTCCCGCGATCTTGTAGAAGTTCGGGATCATCAGCAGCAGCCCCTGCGAGGCCGTGAACGTCGTGGACAATGCTCCCGCTTGCAGCATGCCGTGCACCGCACCGGCGGCGCCGCCCTCGCTCTGCATCTCGATGATACGCGGGACCGTGCCCCAGATGTTTGTGCGGCTTTTCGCTGCCCACTCGTCACAGGATTCCGCCATGGGAGATGACGGCGTGATCGGATAAATCGCGATGGTTTCGCTCAGCGCATACGCAACCGCGGCAGTGGCTTCATTTCCATCCACTGTGGCCCTGCGGGCGCCGTCAATCATCGCTTCAGCATCGTAAACAAAAGCTTCCCCGACGGTCAAATGTTCACGCCCTCTGCAAACGCCATGAAATGGCACCGCAAGGAATCTCGCGAGGTGTCTCGCCGGGCGTGATCGTGAAGCGCGTGCCGGCAAGGGAACTCCCGCAAAGATCGCGCAAATCCGCAGGCGACCACTGCGAGAAATTGGACGAGACAAGCAACCACCCGCCGGCATCGAGCAACCCGAAGCATTCCCGCACCAGCAACGGCAGGTCCTTTTCAATGCGGAACACGCGCCCGCCTGCCCGCCCGAAAGTCGGCGGATCCAGAATAATGAGGTCGAACTTTTCCCCGCGTCTTGCCAAACGCGGCACGACTTTCGTGACATCATCCGCAAGAAAGCGGTGGCCTTCGGAAGGATCAATGCCGTTGAGAACGAGGTTGGCACGTCCCGCCGCCAGCGCGTGCTTCGACGCATCGACGCTGCAAGTGACACCCCCGGCCGCAGCCGCGCAGACCGTGAAGCTGCAGGTGTAAGCAAAAAGATTGAGCATGCGCGACGGCCGGACACTTCCAACCCATCGCCTGTTGAGCCTTTGGTCGAGAAACAGGCCGGAGGAATACCCGCCCTCCGGATGCACGGAGTATGACAGTCCTGCTTCGCGGACAACAATGACACCCGGAGGTTCGCCGGCAGCCAACTGCGCGGGCTTTTGGTCCTTCGCACTCCGCGCAAGCCCGCGGACGAGATATCCCCTCGCGGCAAAGCCGTATCTGGCGATCATTTCCGTGCGCAGAAAGGCGGCATCGGGCGGGGCAGCCCCGCTCCACAGCAGCCAGTCACCGTAACGGTCCAACCACCCTTTCCCGCCCGTGGCCACCCGATGCGCGTCCGTTTCTTCACCGGCGAGCTGCTGCCACGTCTCCTGCTCGATCCACTGCATGACCGCAGAAGATGCCCGAGATGATTTGCCCCGCCAACCCCGTGTTTGCATTCTCGGGACGATGCCCGTCCGGTTTCAGCCCGTCCCTCTACGCGACCAAACCGGCAAGTCACCTGAAAAAGCCCGATGAATCCGCGATTCGAACTTGTCGTTGCGCGACACTGCGAGAGTCTTGCTTGGCTGCGGCGGGTGCCGCGGGAGTTCCGTGTGACGGTCTACGACAAAGGCGACGGTCGATACGGGGGAATCCCCCTGCCGAACACAGGCCGCGAGGCCCACACTTACCTCCACCACATCACGGAGCGGCACAGCTCGCTCGCAGATGTGACCGTCTTTGTGCAGGGGCATCCCTTCGACCACGCGCCGGACCTCCATGTCCGCCTGCGTGCGCTGGCCAATGGAACCGAAACGGTCGGCGACTTCCGGTGGCTCGGCTTTCTGGCCGACACGGACGATCCGCGCGGACGCCGCCTCTTTGTGCCTTGGAGCAAGAATCCGGAACGATGCGAACTCGAACTCGACCGCTTTCATCGCGAACTGTTTCGAGAGGCGGGTCCGGACTATTACCGTTTTTTTGCGGGCGCGCAATTTGCCGCCACCCGCGAAGCCATCCGCCGCCGCGATGCGCTGTTTTACGCTCGCGCGCGGGACTTGGCCGTCTCGTTCCCCCACGCGGCGCACTGCTATGAGCGCTGCTGGGACCGGGTGTTCGGGGCCGACGGCACCGCGGGGCTGTTGCCCGACGGCCGGATGACTGCCTATTTCAAACCTGTAAAGCGACTGGTCGCCACCAAAGACCCGCTTGTTCCCCCGGCCGGGCCGCGCTAATTTGCAGATCGTGATCGCGCACCGCAGCCCCGAGAACCAAGACCCGATCACTTGGGTCGGCCGCGTGCCGGTGTATGCCACCACCATCATTGTGGCACTCTACGCCGCGAGTATGGTTGCCGTGGCTGTCGCCTTGGCCTCCGCGGGAAGCGCCCCGCTGGAGCGGTTCGGCTTCGATACGTGGGCCGTCCTGCACAAGTTCGAGATATGGCGATGCCTGACCTACGCTTTCGTCAATCCCCCGGATCCGTGGTTCATCATCTCGCTCGTCATGCTCTACATCTTCGGTCGCGACTTGGAGCAATACCTCGGCAGAAAAGGTTTCGTCCGCCTCTATCTGGGCTTCCTTCTTCTCGGACCGTCCATCCTTCTCGCCGCAACGGCGGCTACCGGACAAAACTTCCAGCTTCTGCAAGGCTTCGCCAACTTTGCCGTCTTCCTCTCCTTTGCTGCTCTTTACCCGGGTGCGCAGCTGATTTTCCAGATTACCGCCAAGGCCTTCGCCTGGGTGCTGCTCGCCATTTCGGCCCTCCAACTCCTCGCATCACGGCAATGGACGGAACTGACCGTTCTTTTGGCGACGGCATTCCTTGCGTGGTATGCCATCCGCCACGGCGCGGCCCTCAATCTCAATTTCATCTCCCGCCTGCGCCCCGTCTCCCATCGCACGTCCCACCCCAAGCTCAGGATTGTAAAAGATCCTGATCCAACGCCCGTGGACCCCCATCGCATCATCGATCCTCTTTTGGACAAGATCTCGCGCGACGGACTCGCCAGCCTGACCCGGCGGGAACGTGAGCAACTGGAGCGTGCGCGTGCAGTGCTGTTGCAAAAGGAGCAGCGCTGATTCATGGAAGACCGCAAAACCAGCACGACAGGCACACGGGAACTCGAAGATCCGTGCTACGTCAATGCAATGTCGCATTTTTACCGCGGCGAACTCGGCCGCATCATGGTCTGGCGCCAGCGTCTGGACATCACGACCAACTGGGCCATCACCAGCACCACGACCATCATCACGGTGGCATTCTCGTTCCGTGATATCCCGCACATCGTGTTTTTCTTCAACCTTGTGATCGTGCTGATGATGCTCTGGATCGAGGCTCGGC comes from Chthoniobacterales bacterium and encodes:
- a CDS encoding class I SAM-dependent rRNA methyltransferase translates to MQTRGWRGKSSRASSAVMQWIEQETWQQLAGEETDAHRVATGGKGWLDRYGDWLLWSGAAPPDAAFLRTEMIARYGFAARGYLVRGLARSAKDQKPAQLAAGEPPGVIVVREAGLSYSVHPEGGYSSGLFLDQRLNRRWVGSVRPSRMLNLFAYTCSFTVCAAAAGGVTCSVDASKHALAAGRANLVLNGIDPSEGHRFLADDVTKVVPRLARRGEKFDLIILDPPTFGRAGGRVFRIEKDLPLLVRECFGLLDAGGWLLVSSNFSQWSPADLRDLCGSSLAGTRFTITPGETPREIPCGAISWRLQRA
- a CDS encoding DUF3431 domain-containing protein, with amino-acid sequence MNPRFELVVARHCESLAWLRRVPREFRVTVYDKGDGRYGGIPLPNTGREAHTYLHHITERHSSLADVTVFVQGHPFDHAPDLHVRLRALANGTETVGDFRWLGFLADTDDPRGRRLFVPWSKNPERCELELDRFHRELFREAGPDYYRFFAGAQFAATREAIRRRDALFYARARDLAVSFPHAAHCYERCWDRVFGADGTAGLLPDGRMTAYFKPVKRLVATKDPLVPPAGPR
- a CDS encoding rhomboid family intramembrane serine protease, yielding MIAHRSPENQDPITWVGRVPVYATTIIVALYAASMVAVAVALASAGSAPLERFGFDTWAVLHKFEIWRCLTYAFVNPPDPWFIISLVMLYIFGRDLEQYLGRKGFVRLYLGFLLLGPSILLAATAATGQNFQLLQGFANFAVFLSFAALYPGAQLIFQITAKAFAWVLLAISALQLLASRQWTELTVLLATAFLAWYAIRHGAALNLNFISRLRPVSHRTSHPKLRIVKDPDPTPVDPHRIIDPLLDKISRDGLASLTRREREQLERARAVLLQKEQR